In Octopus bimaculoides isolate UCB-OBI-ISO-001 chromosome 27, ASM119413v2, whole genome shotgun sequence, one DNA window encodes the following:
- the LOC106875636 gene encoding glycylpeptide N-tetradecanoyltransferase 2, whose product MADADSLYDMSSDLDMDQSAVDADVEDDEVSGQSAEAAARKKSKKKKRKQKDIERSSGDSDSQVFADEKEHRIPRIEGKSDQSQSGIEADSEGTESKNQAPLDKDDKAVTKDGQPENSKHQSIVAGLQKIQWAMELLSMPQGAPKSLEEANKKKYQFWETQPVPKLSEKIDENVNECIETDKLPDDIRQESYSLPDGFHWDTLDINKPDILKELYILLSENYVEDDDNMFRFDYSPEFLQWALQPPGWVKDWHCGVRVTKNAKLVGFISAVPAHIKVYKKFKDMVEINFLCVHKKLRSKRVAPVLIREITRRVHQRDLFQAVYTAGVVLPKPIACSRYWHRSLNPRKLIEVRFSHLGRNMTMQRTLKFYKLPDQTKTQGFRDLRVEDVENAYQLVLKYLHKFDLAPIFSEKEFRHWFLPRPGIVDSYVVENDGKITDFVSFYTLPSTVMHHPVHKTLKAAYSFYNVSTQTPWLDLMQDALVVAKNMGFDVFNALDLMNNREFLEKLKFGIGDGNLQYYLYNWKCTPMEAHQVGLVL is encoded by the exons ATGGCGGACGCCGATTCGTTGTATGACATGAGTTCTGACTTGGATATGGATCAAAGCGCCGTCGATGCAGACGTAGAAGATGATGAAGTGTCTGGACAAAG TGCTGAAGCAGCAGCTCGTAAaaagagcaagaagaagaaaCGTAAGCAAAAGGACATTGAAAGATCCAGCGGAGATTCTGATAGCCAGGTGTTTGCTGATGAGAAAGAACATAGAATTCCACGGATTGAGGGCAAAAGTGATCAATCACAATCAGGAATTGAAGCTGATTCGGAAGGAACAGAGTCCAAAAATCAAGCCCCTCTTGACAAGGATGACAAAGCTGTTACAAAAGATGGTCAACCAGAGAATTCCAag CATCAATCTATTGTAGCTGGTCTTCAGAAGATTCAGTGGGCCATGGAGTTACTCTCTATGCCACAAGGTGCTCCAAAAAGTTTAGAagaagcaaacaaaaagaaataccaGTTTTGGGAGACACAGCCTGTTCCTAAActct cggagaaaatagatgaaaatgtTAATGAATGTATTGAAACTGACAAGCTCCCTGATGACATTCGTCAAGAATCTTACTCTCTACCAGATGGCTTTCATTGGGATACGTTAGATATCAACAAACCAGATATA ttGAAAGAGCTGTACATCCTTTTAAGTGAGAAttatgttgaagatgatgataatatgttcAGATTTGATTATTCTCCTGAATTTCTTCAATG GGCATTACAACCTCCTGGTTGGGTAAAGGATTGGCATTGTGGTGTACGAGTAACGAAGAATGCTAAACTAGTAGGATTTATCAGTGCCGTGCCTGCGCACATTAAAGTATATAAAAA ATTTAAAGATATGGTAGAAATCAattttttgtgtgtacataagaAACTTAGATCAAAACGGGTGGCTCCTGTTTTAATTCGGGAGATAACGAGACGAGTCCATCAACGTGATTTGTTCCAGGCTGTTTACACTGCTGGTGTTGTTTTACCCAAACCCATAGCTTGTAGCAG GTATTGGCATCGTTCTTTAAATCCTCGGAAACTCATTGAAGTACGATTCTCTCACCTGGGACGCAATATGACAATGCAGAGGACTCTAAAGTTTTATAAACTACCTGAC CAAACTAAAACTCAAGGTTTCCGAGATTTAAGAGTAGAGGATGTGGAAAATGCCTATCAGCTTGTATTGAAG TATCTCCATAAATTCGACCTAGCACCTATATTCAGTGAAAAGGAGTTCAGACACTGGTTTCTGCCACGTCCTGGAATAGTAGACAGCTATGTCGTTGAG AATGATGGTAAAATTACTGACTTTGTCAGTTTCTACACTCTACCCTCCACCGTGATGCATCATCCAGTCCACAAAACCCTCAAAGCAGCTTATTCCTTCTACAATGTCAGCACTCAGACGCCCTGGCTCGACCTTATGCAAGACGCCCTTGTTGTAGCGAAAAAT ATGGGATTTGATGTTTTCAATGCTTTGGACCTGATGAACAACCGAGAATTCTTAGAGAAATTAAAGTTTGGCATTGGTGATGGCAATCTACAATATTACCTGTACAACTGGAAATGTACTCCCATGGAGGCCCATCAG GTTGGTTTGGTCCTC